A genome region from Desulfatiglans sp. includes the following:
- a CDS encoding ParB N-terminal domain-containing protein yields the protein MKKSATVKIADIILDNTIYPRSSIDHKRVAMFEENMRDGFEFDPIQVQEHPDEPGKYRILDGAHRFQAYKGIGVKEVPAEIIKLNGADPLLYAAQKAIGPRQLNDEEARDTARRAYQKNPRITSAEIGKAIGRSRQTVDSYVADLRAVIQVDIALKVFRLTRLGIPQQRMVARLGIPQQSISDYLPKMPTMAFSVNSELKQGFTVSQVAEKHGWPESLVWAVKLEGKDDLGKCHELQWGIRTWDNWYWNDCDKRFGDEWPGRIPAQLVAHILYFFSKENDLVFDPMAGGGVVADTCLALSRKCWSFDMEDRPDTRPEIEPYFWDIKNLKWPVSGKTKPDLIIFDPPYFSKKVKEYEEESISNLTKEQYLGFLEGFFKLVSENSKRETRLAMVNADWRDFQGTPAMDETRKNSIMIDDYLSALKKGGWEMTHFIQAPMSSERFQANVVAAMQKKRILGVTNRYVIIAKRRL from the coding sequence ATGAAAAAATCAGCCACAGTAAAAATTGCAGACATTATACTGGATAACACCATTTATCCCAGAAGCAGCATTGACCACAAAAGGGTCGCAATGTTTGAGGAAAACATGCGGGATGGGTTTGAATTCGATCCCATTCAAGTTCAGGAGCACCCTGATGAACCAGGCAAATATCGCATACTGGATGGGGCGCACCGGTTTCAGGCATATAAGGGTATAGGCGTAAAAGAAGTACCGGCAGAGATTATTAAACTCAATGGAGCCGATCCCCTGCTTTATGCTGCCCAAAAGGCAATAGGACCAAGGCAGCTTAATGATGAAGAGGCAAGGGATACAGCGAGGAGGGCTTATCAAAAAAATCCAAGAATAACCTCTGCGGAAATTGGAAAGGCGATTGGACGTTCCAGGCAGACAGTGGATTCATATGTTGCTGATCTCAGGGCTGTTATCCAGGTGGATATTGCCTTGAAGGTATTTCGATTAACCAGGCTGGGTATCCCACAGCAAAGAATGGTCGCGAGATTGGGCATCCCTCAACAGTCAATTTCTGACTATTTACCGAAAATGCCAACGATGGCATTTTCGGTAAATAGCGAGCTGAAACAGGGTTTTACAGTCTCACAAGTCGCCGAAAAGCACGGCTGGCCTGAATCTCTGGTGTGGGCAGTTAAACTGGAAGGTAAAGATGACCTCGGTAAATGCCATGAATTACAGTGGGGCATAAGGACATGGGATAACTGGTACTGGAACGACTGCGATAAAAGATTTGGTGATGAATGGCCCGGAAGAATCCCTGCCCAGCTTGTAGCTCACATACTTTATTTCTTCTCAAAAGAGAATGACCTTGTCTTTGACCCTATGGCCGGAGGTGGGGTTGTTGCTGACACATGTCTTGCACTCAGCCGGAAATGCTGGAGCTTTGACATGGAGGATAGACCGGATACAAGACCCGAAATAGAGCCATATTTCTGGGACATCAAAAACTTAAAATGGCCTGTGAGCGGAAAGACAAAGCCTGATCTTATTATCTTTGACCCGCCATACTTCAGTAAGAAGGTAAAGGAATATGAAGAGGAGAGTATTTCGAACCTCACAAAAGAACAGTATCTTGGGTTTCTTGAAGGGTTTTTTAAACTGGTCAGCGAAAACAGTAAAAGAGAAACAAGGCTTGCGATGGTAAATGCTGACTGGAGAGATTTTCAGGGTACACCGGCAATGGATGAAACAAGGAAGAATTCCATTATGATAGATGATTACCTGAGTGCTCTAAAAAAAGGCGGGTGGGAGATGACCCATTTCATACAGGCACCCATGTCATCTGAGAGGTTCCAGGCCAATGTTGTGGCTGCAATGCAGAAAAAGCGAATACTGGGTGTTACGAACAGGTACGTCATTATAGCAAAACGCAGGCTATAG
- a CDS encoding putative addiction module antidote protein produces MKMKLRKWDSAEYLKTEEDMVLYLEACMEEAGDDAAFIAKALGNIARASGMSRLAKETGLGRESLYKALSGEGNPSFATILKVTNALGFKLHVQGQGKDTHKITEIERRDMD; encoded by the coding sequence ATGAAAATGAAGTTACGCAAATGGGATAGCGCAGAGTATCTTAAAACCGAGGAGGATATGGTACTGTATCTTGAAGCCTGCATGGAAGAAGCTGGTGATGATGCAGCCTTTATTGCCAAAGCGCTTGGAAATATTGCCCGCGCCAGTGGTATGAGTCGGCTTGCCAAGGAGACAGGGTTGGGCCGTGAGAGCCTGTATAAAGCACTTTCCGGGGAGGGAAATCCGAGTTTTGCGACGATTTTGAAAGTGACCAACGCACTGGGATTCAAGCTACATGTTCAAGGGCAGGGAAAAGATACGCATAAAATAACAGAAATCGAACGCCGGGATATGGATTAG